In Vanacampus margaritifer isolate UIUO_Vmar chromosome 6, RoL_Vmar_1.0, whole genome shotgun sequence, the DNA window CAGGTTTATCTGTCATTCGTCTATCCAAATGATTTCACCCGTCTCACACACATGGAACGAGAGAATAAGTGTTTCTACAGAGAGTCCCCCATCTATTTAGAGAGGTATGTTGATCAAAAAGgaattttcactgaagcttgACACATCCAGCTTTATACataaaagtaacaacaaaatgtaACCTGCCAATGAGTTGACACAGTAATCAAAATGTGCTTTATAGGCTTTACCAAATATTTAGCCTGGATTTAAGAAAACATGTGTCTGTGTCACATTTAACAACAGTATTTTGATGTATGAGAACATGATGGCACTGATACCAACACAATCACCAAATCATGAGCTATAacactagtgttgttccgatactgatACCGGTATTGGGAAGGGCCCCAatattgcattaaaacagtggtatcgacatcggcaagtactaacaaaaAACATGCCCATACCATTATTTCCGTTGCTAATATAGAACTTTGGTTGCAGCATCTTCTGTCTGGCTTGTGCACGACTTTCACCGATGTGTGACATTCACTtcatgccgagccaagatatcctattggccttTGAATGCGCTGAACCAATGTCAGGGCAGCTGTTTTatgttggaaaaacaaacaaactaggtATCggtactgcaaaactgggtatcgggtatcgggggccaaaaaatggcatcggaacaacactatatAATACTCTGTATTGTATCACCTCTCTTtttaaagggtaagtcaacgcccaaaatgttctttacaatgttCTATACAGCAGATACTGTACCTGTGATTGGTCTTGGTCTGATCAGCtgtgccctgagcaactgttttaattcataaataataataaattagattttttttaaacaacaactactaattaattatttaattttaagtcaacaggaagtggcaaaatggccgcccattttgttgcttaactcatattccacacacacaatattaatcagaatgcccttttcagaatttttggggggttgactttaaAACAGAAGCTCTTTGAAGATAtgacattttaaggaaaaatattgTTTCTCTTTTCAAGGTTCGGCTTCTACAAGTATATGAAGATGGATGAGGAAGAAGACGACAGGCCATTCTTCTTTCCCAACCCCGATGGTAACTTACAGCTAGCTCGTACTGTAAGGCCAACATCACTATTTCTCATTGTATGCCTCCTTTATTTGTCTCCAGATTTCTTGGAGGAAGACGAAATGGTGGATGTGGAAGACGAGGCCGAGATTGTTGGCACACCGGCGCCCAAGAAGCCTCCTCACCTCAGTCAAACAAGCCATGCCTCCAAGCCCTCCCATCAGCACCCTCAACCTAGACCTACATTTGCAGGTAAAGAATTAGAAGATGAAGAGGCGCATCCTGATGAGAAAGAAGATGGAGCAATTAATAGTATTACAAACCGCCGAGAAAGGAGACATTTTGCCTACAGAGATGAGGAGACGGAAAGGGACAGAAACTGGAGAAGAGCTCAACCAAGAGCTAACAGGAGTCATGACACTGGAGACGGGTTGTCAGAACTCCAGTCCAGAATGCATCACTCTGACACAGATAGCGTGATTCCTGGTCGCTCTCTGTCATGGAGCCCTAACAGTCCTGCAGGCTTCAGCCCGGCCAGTAAAGGAGGAGGAGAGAAGGAGGTTGAAGCTCCCCCTAAATTGACTCGATCCCTCCTTTTTCCAAAAAAGTCCTCCATCCCTGGTCTTGCTAGTCGTGCCAAACAGATCTTGAGCAACTCTGCCCACACCAACAACATCCACGACGGTAACGATAAGATCGCGGAAAGCAAGAAAGAGAAGACGGAGGAGAATAAGATCTACATTACCAGGCCTCGGCCCAACAGGGAGCGAGAGAAGGAGAGGGAGCGGCGTCGAGAGAGGAGGGAGGAGAGGGCATCTCGCCACCCGAGAGAGGTTTTCCCTGGAGTCTTTCTGTACCAAACTGGGAAGACCACAAGACTGCTCAAACTTGGGGACAAAGGGCATGTTGCGGGGGTTAAAAGCGGAGGAAGGAGTCCAGTTAGCTCCCCTCAACTGTGGCTCAATCCACCTGCAAAAGGGGGTAAGTCATCTCATCACAATCAAAGCCTCAACATTCCAAATGAAAGTGTTCAAAAGTCTACGAAGAAGGCAACAGCTCGAACACAGCCAGATGAAAGCCACAGGACAGGGGACAAGCCTGCGCTAAAGATGACCGCCACTACCAGTCCTCAGAACAAATCACAGCCACTAACCCCACGGTCCCGTCACCTTGACCCCACCCAGCATTCTCCTCACTGGCTGAACTCAACTGAAAACCTCCAAGGTCAATTGCGCGTCACCTCCTACCTCAGGACCACCGAGATCACAGAGTCGCATCCGGACCCCAACCTGGCAGAGCTGGAGCGGGACACAAATCGCTCTAATCCTGACCCGGAGCCAGAACCGGAGGAGGGCGAGATGTCGGATTACAGCTACGAGGAGGTGGAGGCGCGGCCGGGTTGGGCAGAGGAGAGCATCAACTGGCAGAGGACCTTCTCGGTGAACCCGATGGACTTTGAGCTTCTGCGCTCCGACTGGAACGACCTCCGCTGCAATGTGTCTGGTAACCTCCAGCTGGCAGAGAGCGAGGTGGTGGATGTGCTGGCTCAGTACATGGAGAAGCTCAACGAACGCAACGGCGGGTAAGAACAACGTTTGAATGCTTGAGAACAATGTCCAACTAAGTGTGAAATACTTGCACATAACCtgcacaatgtgtgtgtgtgttttaaccgGTACAGTTTGTAATGCAATTGCAAGAACAAATGAGTCATGCTCTGGTGCTTTAAGTTCATGTTAGTAGTCCCCCGTCTGCTCATTACCACTTCCAAACAGTCATTTCCCCCTCTTTAGTGTGCTTTGTGCATTCACAGGCTGCAGCAATTGGTTCACCTGCAGTCTAATAAAATACACTTCAGATGTTTCAAACACGGTCTTTGTAAAGATAATAATGCTTTGTTTTGATTGACCCTCCCGATTAGAATGTATTATTCTGGTAGTAGTTTGTTAGTGGTGTTGAACTTATTCATTATAATGAAAGGTGTTTCTAATAAGATAAGTTGAGAAAGCAGAGTTTTCCTACTTGCTATTGAGTGAAGGTGACATCAcctgtaacgaccaatcatggctcacctgttttctgggtttggttagcaaactgagccatgattggtcgttacctacttcctcagcataGGTTATGCcatcttcggtcgacagcaagtgggaaaaaaagatttttaaagtgttaattcatccatccatcccatccattttcttaaccgcttgttctcacaagggtcgcggggggtgctggaacctatcccagctggcttcgggcagtaggcggggtacaccctgaactggttgccaaccaatcgcagggcacacagagacgaacaaccatccacactcactatcacacctatggacaatttggagtgttcaattaacctgccatgcatgtctttggaatgtgggaggaaaccggagtacccggagaaaacccacgcaagcacggggagaacatacaaactctcacgtcctctgcactgggaggcggacgtgctaaccggtcagccaccgtgccgcctaaagtgttaattgtacaagaaaaattatgaagttctcaaattcattctggacaaagtattaactttttactgctgaaaaaatggctcaataagtcaagtctccctttaaaaaaaaatttaaatgcccTTTGAATATGATATTCCACAAACTATAAGTACACAAatgattatatattattatcattattattgtatgtTTATTGTTGCCTTCACAAATGTACCTAATTGTCCACAATCAGTTTGGCATCTATAAGAACAGTAAAAGTTGGTCAACAAATAATGAATAGTAGTATGGTCAGTTTATATGAATTTGGgtttaagaaaaaatgtattgtatccTCATCAATATTGAAGTAAGAAATCCCTTGTCTACAGTGTATCTCCTTGTTTCCTTTTGTAGACTACTACTGAATATTGATTTACTCGGATAATGTTCCATATGGAGGTGTTgctaagaaaaaaatggttgtcTTAAGTATTAGCAACAAATGCAAGCAACTTGTTTCTCTTGGTTTAGTCAAACATTATTATCTTGAATATTTTtggttttacttattttttttttacaatccgtAATGCCGAGGTACTGTCTatacaatgactttttttttgtgtgtgttataaaGCCCCCAGTATGATAACCACCCTTAATTTGGGATTATATTttgggcaacaacaacaacaaaaagaaagagtGTTATTAATGGGATTTTacattatattgtgaaaaattaCCCCCATAAAGCATCAGTCTCTACTGTGTATGATGATTAGTGGTTTATACAAAGTTAAACAACTTTATTGCTCTGTATTGAAAATCCAGTGCATTTTTCTGATTGCTTGCATCTAaaacagggttattatagtttgggaattttcattttgattcagttagtttttattagtttgagttagtttaaaaaatgcttagttttagtttagttttagatagtttcagtattagttttttcctcccaaaacaccatggtaaaatgaaaacaaaaaaaagtaacacatttcttacataTGGTTGCATTTCGACATttcgagccattggagccaaaagtcgagcacgcaaaattgtcacctaggagcgacgtcatcggcaggtgcttttctattggctgctgctagatgacatcattgctgtGTGACAAACTTTCAAAagataatatcaaaataaatatactatcacatttaaaatcaaccctaaAGGCGGATCTATTAAATTatttaccaaagactaaaactaaggacattgtcactataattatagttggtgtgttagttttgtaaatgtaaaatgtagttttagttagtttttgttttttaaatataatttcgttttttattttattttgttaacgaaaatgttttctgaattttcgttttagttatttcgttagttttcgttaactaaaataaccttgatctGTACCCCAGGATTTATACCCTCCTGCGAATCATCAATGTGGAGAAGCGGCGAGACTCTGCCAGGGGGAACCGCTACCTGGTGGAACTGGAGCTGATGGAGAGAGGCCGCAGTGTGGTGCGACTGTCCGAATACATCTATCTGCTGCTCCACCGGGGCAGGCAAGTAGACGAAAGCCTTGAGAACACAGAGACCGCGCCGGCTTCTGCCCCAGCCTCGGGCCCCTCGGCCGCCACGTCCAACCTCAGCACCGCTTCACACCTGCCCCCCACCAAATCTCCCTCACGTCCCGGCGCCACAGCCTGGAGCACAGCCTTTGCCAAACCTCTGCTCTGCCAGCCAGTCATGCTACAGTGGAGGAAAGACGTGATGGTGCACTTTGTGGTACCAGGTCAGTCAGATAAGATGCTGTTAGGAATCAACTGTGATTAATTCGTTGTCCAGGTTCTCTCGTCCAGAGATATAGCAATATTGAATTCATAAACACTTGTGTTTCAGTGAAGAACCAAGCTCGCTGGGTCCAACAGTTTATTTCTGACATGGAAAATCTTCATCATCAAACCAAGGATGACAACTTCAGCATCATCATTGTTGACTTTGAGAGTGAAGACATGGATGTGGAGCAAGCGCTTCGAGAAAGCAGCGTTCCAAGGCACGTGCATCACGTGCAGCCAACATGGATCAACTTCCAATCCAGTTTAATCgttgacaattatttttgttttctttagatATGAGTATCTAAGGAGAGAAGGGAACTTTGAGCGCTCCGCAGGACTACAGATTGGAGTGGATACCATTGAGGTGAGATACAAACACGGGGATAACAGTATGGTGGGAATGGGCAGGAAAAGGACCATATGGCCTGTATTGGCTGATAGGCAGGAgcggaaaaaaaatccctcgtGCATAATGAATCTTATGTCCCTGCTTGTTTAGCCCGCTTCCTGCTTCCTTTCATTCCTTCCCACTGACCCCAGCCTTAGACAGGAAATTGCGCTAAAAGTAAGCTGCAATTCTGTcaatgtgtactgtatgtactgcCATGGCTGTCTTTTATTTGGATCCCAATTACACGTGCATTTGTGCACCCTTCCTCTCACCCGATGGTGAGGGGCTGGCCAATTCTAGATAGACTTTGATCTGTCACTTGAGTGTCAGTGCTGTCACAGCGCAATGACTGGCCTGTCATTCAATACTGAAAGGCCCTGCGGGATCTGCAAGCTAAGACAGGTTACAGATGCTTAGGCCAGATGCTTGGAATTGTTGCAGTTATTTTAGTTAGTTGTAGtggtagtagtagaagaagaagaagaaaagaaacatGCAGGTTTGAGTTATtcagaaattttattttatttgaatttttatttccaacatgcattcaaaaaaataataataaaaaaagtaatgaaaagAAATCAGCAAagaatgagaagaagaaaaaaaaacaattaaaccaAACAAGAAACTTAGCATCATATCAAGCAACAAGAGATATAAAGTAACACAGTCATCAGTCCTTGGTTGTAAATTAGACatacatgtttgaaaataaataagaagaagTATAAATTTGTTAAATGTTCCTACCCCTTTAACTCCATTTCAACAGCAAAATatcaagattttttaaaaaatattatttgtcaATTTTACTAAACATAGTATACTATTAGGCTATATAGTATATTATTAGACTTAATGAGGATTAATACACTTGTTattcataataaataatataccaTATATACTTGACATTTACagcagcaataataataataataataataatgataacaataacaacagcaatgtatatatatatattcttattaTCACCAGTGTAGAGTGTTTCCCCTTATATAACCATTATATCAACAACTATTTATCAAGCCCTTTTTCATCCCTATACTtcttaaatatactttttttttaatttctttttacaCCCAAAAGTATGCTAATTCATACTCACTACGCATTATACTACAATTAAAATTACCGTGTGTTTTCCTTCCGGCAGGATGGCCACAGCATTGTGTTCCTGTGTGACCTCCACATTCATTTCCCTCTAAACATCTTGGAGAGCATCAGGAAGCATTGTGTTGAAGGACGCCTTGCTTTCGCTCCCATTGTTATGAGACTTGGCTGCGGGAGTTCGCCGCAGGAGCCGGACGGTGACACGCACCAATcacaaatcaacattttaaagtGCCAGACATGAATACAATTGCGTTTACTTTGACTTTTGACACAAGCTTAGTTTTATTTAGCGTTGCTGTTTAGTGGTGGTTGCTCATTTTTGGATCCATGTGGTTTACTTTTTCACAGGTTATTGGGAGGTAAATGGCTTTGGCCTGTTTGGGATCTACAAGTCAGATTTTGATAAAATTGGTGGGATGAACACGGAAGAATTTAAAGATCGCTGGGGTGGAGAAGACTGGGAGCTTCTAGACAGGTAACTCGgctaaaaaacaatgacatatttgagaagttttgattttgtttcaattATTAACTGTGTCTTCATATAGACAGTAGTGTCAGTATATTACAACTCTTCACTTACTGATGAGACATTGTTGTAGCATGTGCCATTCATGTATTTTCTATAGCACCAACCATGTtcagcttaactcattcactgccattgacggctataaacgtcaaagattcattttaactatttctattagtttaactttttttttccacttttgttaacaagagtatgaaaacctagatttgttttattacacatttaaaacagatatgaaatttgtgattaattgcaagttacctagtgaagtcattcgattaattccgatttaaaactttaattgcctgatgccctgggttttttatcttttctttaaaaaaataaaattaaaaaacattcactgacattgacggctataaacgtcaaaaattcatttgaactatttcttttagtttaacatttcccccccacttttgtttacaatagtatgaaaacctagaatttttgtattgtacatttagaaccgatataacatttgtgactAATTGTGAGTTagtcgcctcttgcccctaatttttaataatctttttttatgattttatggcagtgaatgagttaa includes these proteins:
- the b4galnt4a gene encoding N-acetyl-beta-glucosaminyl-glycoprotein 4-beta-N-acetylgalactosaminyltransferase 1, whose translation is MLRFPVKKIRKQFKLLLLLVLLTSAVWFTYLHIHQGKTIKLHFNYGKDGERQTEGSDTSRKRDTRSSTSHHKSEDTSDSREDEAADDEPITGVSNSRSHTHIRKFLAQHHKKLPWKPEYKGQANLHVFEDWCGSSVAQLRKNLHFPLYPHTRTTLKKLAVAPKWKNYGLRIFGFLHPYRDGDFQFSVSSDDNSEFWLSLDESPLNSRLLVYVGQLGTEWTAPGEFNKFRSQSSKSVHLMSSRRYYFEILHKQDDKGSDHVEVGWRPFLPGLKYEVIDSAFISLYSDESSLKMNSVDHIPQTFASHIRLPEDSLPQKVEEDAAPQHGADMLKPDPRDTFYSIPLIDPSHLENVLPACLYSPTYVVKDFPIARYQGLQFVYLSFVYPNDFTRLTHMERENKCFYRESPIYLERFGFYKYMKMDEEEDDRPFFFPNPDDFLEEDEMVDVEDEAEIVGTPAPKKPPHLSQTSHASKPSHQHPQPRPTFAGKELEDEEAHPDEKEDGAINSITNRRERRHFAYRDEETERDRNWRRAQPRANRSHDTGDGLSELQSRMHHSDTDSVIPGRSLSWSPNSPAGFSPASKGGGEKEVEAPPKLTRSLLFPKKSSIPGLASRAKQILSNSAHTNNIHDGNDKIAESKKEKTEENKIYITRPRPNREREKERERRRERREERASRHPREVFPGVFLYQTGKTTRLLKLGDKGHVAGVKSGGRSPVSSPQLWLNPPAKGGKSSHHNQSLNIPNESVQKSTKKATARTQPDESHRTGDKPALKMTATTSPQNKSQPLTPRSRHLDPTQHSPHWLNSTENLQGQLRVTSYLRTTEITESHPDPNLAELERDTNRSNPDPEPEPEEGEMSDYSYEEVEARPGWAEESINWQRTFSVNPMDFELLRSDWNDLRCNVSGNLQLAESEVVDVLAQYMEKLNERNGGIYTLLRIINVEKRRDSARGNRYLVELELMERGRSVVRLSEYIYLLLHRGRQVDESLENTETAPASAPASGPSAATSNLSTASHLPPTKSPSRPGATAWSTAFAKPLLCQPVMLQWRKDVMVHFVVPVKNQARWVQQFISDMENLHHQTKDDNFSIIIVDFESEDMDVEQALRESSVPRYEYLRREGNFERSAGLQIGVDTIEDGHSIVFLCDLHIHFPLNILESIRKHCVEGRLAFAPIVMRLGCGSSPQEPDGYWEVNGFGLFGIYKSDFDKIGGMNTEEFKDRWGGEDWELLDRVLQNGLEVERLRLRNFFHYYHSKRGMWNAQNKKTAKG